In one Sphingobacterium daejeonense genomic region, the following are encoded:
- a CDS encoding class I SAM-dependent methyltransferase, whose translation MKTNNKVNVDLVDLSQNMLDRAKERVQEYTSGQVNIYKGDFRTVELEDGKYDVIIATMVFHHLRDDKDWEKSFEKLFGLLKKGGSIWILDMVQQNSPEIQEFIYNERYGAFLTDLKDKEYQEHVFAYIEKEDSPRPLVYQLNLLEKVGFNKVDVLHKHLCFASFVGFR comes from the coding sequence ATGAAGACCAATAACAAGGTGAATGTAGATTTGGTTGACCTTAGTCAAAACATGTTGGATAGAGCAAAAGAGAGAGTTCAGGAATATACATCAGGCCAAGTTAATATCTACAAAGGGGATTTTAGGACAGTTGAACTGGAGGACGGAAAATACGATGTTATTATTGCCACGATGGTTTTCCATCATCTTCGCGATGATAAAGATTGGGAGAAGTCTTTCGAGAAATTATTTGGTCTTCTTAAGAAAGGTGGCAGTATTTGGATTTTGGACATGGTTCAGCAAAACAGTCCAGAAATCCAAGAGTTTATTTATAATGAAAGGTATGGAGCGTTCTTGACTGACTTAAAGGATAAGGAATATCAAGAACATGTATTCGCCTATATTGAAAAAGAAGACTCACCGAGACCATTAGTATACCAATTGAATTTATTGGAGAAAGTTGGTTTTAATAAAGTTGATGTACTACATAAACATTTATGCTTTGCTTCTTTTGTGGGGTTTAGGTAG